In Deltaproteobacteria bacterium, one genomic interval encodes:
- the lpdA gene encoding dihydrolipoyl dehydrogenase, whose translation MPGKEVYDLIIIGSGPGGYVAAVRAAQLGLKTACVEKSSRLGGVCLNVGCIPSKALLDSSEYYHLAKDHFSEHGIKTGRVGLDLKVLMARKDNVVEELTTNVRRLLEGNGVDIHFGTARLEGRGSVSVTPDGGRAYTIEAAAILLATGSTPVEVPGLAFDGERIVSSTEALNFDTVPTRLGIVGGGYIGLELGSVWMRLGAKVTVIEMLPKTAGTLDGQVGRSLERILRKQGLEMRLKTRVKAAKPSGKKVRVTLESDGEEETLNVDRLLVAVGRKPLTAGLGLEELGVATDPQTGQIRVDASYRTTVDGIYAIGDLTPGPMLAHKASAEGIAAVECIAGRAGEVNYDTIPAVVYTWPEVAAVGLTEEEVKARGIPYCTGTYPFSGAGRARCMGEKDGFVKLIAHGKTDRILGVHIIGPRAADMIAECVLAMEFGASSEDIARTVHGHPTFAEALQEAAMAVRKCSIYAS comes from the coding sequence ATGCCGGGAAAAGAGGTCTATGACCTGATCATTATAGGTTCCGGGCCGGGCGGTTATGTGGCCGCGGTCAGGGCCGCCCAGCTCGGGTTGAAAACCGCGTGTGTGGAGAAATCCTCTCGATTGGGCGGTGTGTGTTTGAATGTGGGCTGCATCCCGAGTAAGGCGCTTCTGGATTCCAGCGAATACTATCACCTGGCAAAGGACCATTTCTCCGAACACGGCATCAAGACCGGCAGGGTGGGCCTGGATCTCAAGGTATTGATGGCCAGGAAAGACAATGTGGTGGAAGAATTGACCACCAACGTTCGCCGGTTGCTCGAAGGGAACGGGGTTGACATCCACTTCGGAACCGCCCGCTTGGAGGGCAGGGGAAGCGTGTCGGTAACCCCGGACGGAGGCAGGGCCTACACCATCGAGGCGGCCGCCATTCTGCTGGCTACCGGCAGCACGCCGGTGGAAGTTCCCGGCCTGGCGTTCGACGGTGAACGCATCGTGAGTTCCACGGAAGCGCTCAATTTCGATACGGTGCCGACCCGTCTGGGGATTGTCGGCGGCGGGTATATCGGCCTGGAGCTGGGTTCCGTTTGGATGCGGTTGGGGGCCAAGGTGACCGTGATTGAAATGCTGCCTAAAACAGCCGGCACGCTGGATGGCCAGGTAGGCAGGTCGCTCGAACGGATTCTGCGGAAGCAGGGTCTGGAAATGCGTTTGAAAACCCGCGTGAAGGCGGCCAAACCCTCGGGGAAGAAGGTCAGGGTCACGCTCGAGAGCGACGGGGAGGAGGAGACGCTGAATGTCGACCGTCTTTTGGTGGCGGTGGGCCGTAAACCGCTTACCGCCGGTCTCGGTCTCGAAGAGCTGGGCGTGGCCACGGACCCACAGACGGGCCAAATCAGGGTGGATGCCTCCTACCGCACCACCGTCGACGGTATATACGCCATTGGCGATCTCACGCCGGGGCCGATGCTGGCCCACAAAGCCTCGGCAGAGGGTATAGCGGCAGTGGAATGCATTGCCGGCCGCGCCGGGGAAGTCAACTACGACACCATCCCCGCGGTGGTTTACACCTGGCCCGAGGTGGCCGCGGTGGGTCTGACGGAAGAGGAGGTCAAGGCGCGGGGTATTCCCTACTGCACGGGAACCTACCCTTTTTCCGGTGCCGGAAGGGCGCGGTGCATGGGTGAAAAGGATGGCTTTGTAAAGTTGATCGCCCACGGTAAAACCGACCGGATACTTGGCGTGCACATCATCGGACCCCGGGCGGCGGACATGATCGCCGAGTGTGTTCTGGCCATGGAGTTCGGCGCAAGCTCCGAAGACATCGCCCGCACGGTCCACGGGCACCCCACGTTTGCCGAAGCCCTCCAGGAGGCGGCCATGGCGGTGAGAAAGTGCTCGATATACGCTTCGTGA
- a CDS encoding panthothenate synthetase, which translates to MRMLMNVRIPHEPFNTLTKEGKSGEILQNIIQELKPEFIFFTEQGGTRGAVAIIDVNHPSEIPFFSEPFFLNFNADCEFRVAMSPEDLGRAGLENLGKKWA; encoded by the coding sequence ATGAGAATGCTTATGAATGTGCGTATTCCGCACGAGCCGTTTAATACACTGACAAAAGAAGGAAAATCTGGAGAAATCCTGCAAAATATAATTCAAGAACTGAAACCAGAGTTTATATTCTTCACGGAGCAAGGTGGAACGCGTGGGGCAGTGGCAATCATCGATGTCAACCATCCTTCAGAGATTCCTTTTTTTTCAGAACCATTTTTCTTAAATTTCAACGCTGATTGTGAATTTAGAGTGGCGATGTCACCGGAAGATCTTGGGAGGGCTGGACTCGAGAACTTGGGTAAAAAATGGGCGTAA
- a CDS encoding enoyl-CoA hydratase/isomerase family protein — protein MQNYRYLKLEREGHVTTVTLNRPERLNALSADMMEEIIRASEGFRGDEQTRVVIFTGAERNFSAGVDLDDPRNIEGISKAGNLMKLRFLQLGPRMIRAIYTIDQITIAAVNGAAMGGGACIAAACDFRIGADDCRVGYPEVGLGMNLSWVALPMCVNLIGPARAKKMVILAKGENARTLLNWGFLDEVVSPGGLMGAAEAMAGEYAAQPPIAAQMVKRSVNALVSALDQAIMHMDADQFLLTTRTKDYLEGLTAFLEKRKPDFKGD, from the coding sequence ATGCAAAACTACCGATATCTGAAGCTCGAAAGGGAGGGGCATGTTACCACGGTCACCCTCAACCGGCCCGAAAGGCTGAACGCCCTGAGTGCGGACATGATGGAGGAGATCATCCGCGCATCCGAGGGATTTCGTGGCGATGAGCAGACGCGCGTGGTGATATTCACCGGGGCGGAGCGCAATTTTTCGGCCGGGGTCGACCTCGACGATCCGAGAAATATAGAAGGCATTTCAAAGGCGGGCAACCTGATGAAACTGCGGTTTCTCCAGCTGGGCCCGCGGATGATTAGGGCCATTTACACGATAGACCAGATCACCATTGCCGCGGTCAACGGGGCCGCCATGGGCGGCGGAGCCTGCATTGCCGCGGCCTGCGACTTTCGGATAGGTGCCGACGACTGCCGGGTGGGATATCCCGAAGTGGGACTGGGCATGAACCTGAGCTGGGTGGCCCTGCCCATGTGCGTGAACCTGATCGGGCCTGCGCGTGCCAAGAAGATGGTGATTCTGGCCAAAGGAGAAAACGCCCGAACCCTGCTCAATTGGGGATTTCTGGATGAAGTGGTTTCCCCGGGCGGGCTGATGGGCGCCGCAGAGGCCATGGCCGGCGAATATGCGGCCCAACCGCCGATCGCGGCGCAGATGGTCAAGCGCAGCGTCAATGCGCTTGTCTCGGCCCTGGATCAGGCCATCATGCACATGGACGCCGACCAGTTCCTACTGACGACGCGGACCAAAGATTACCTGGAAGGTTTGACGGCTTTTCTGGAGAAGCGGAAGCCTGACTTCAAGGGCGATTGA